CAGTTAAATTATTGTTGTCAAGAAGGctgtaagaaaaataataaatgttcaTCAAAATTAGATGGGTAAAAGCATGTGTGACATGCCATCGACGTAAAAGCTGAGTTTAAGATACCAAACTCACATGTGAACAATTGAAGGTAGGCTTCCAAGCTCTGGAGGAATCTGCCCGCTAATTGAATTATTGTTCATGTGACTGCAAAGAAGATAAGATGGACAAAAAATGCAATGAGTGTAACATACTCAAAAAGTGAAGGAATCGTTTTAACCAAAATTATGTACAATAAGATATAAGAGATTAAAAGTAACTCACAAGTGCTTAGTCTTGTTTAAATTTGCAAAGGATTTGGGGAGTGGTCCTGAGATACGGTTTTCATCAATCTGTATTCTATCCAAGTTTGGAAGATAGCCAAGCTCCTCTGCTAAGTTTCCAGTTAATAGATTCCCATTCAATAGCCTGGAAGAGTTCAATCGACACAATGAGCCAAGTAAAGACAAACAGATAAAAGGCATAATAAGAATCAAACTTGATGGACTTACAAGAGTTCCAAAGACTTGATATTCCCAATTTCTTTTGGTATACTTCCGGTTATCTTGTTCCACATGAAATCCCTGAAGAGGTAGTTATAACACACAAAGAGAGTTATTCAGCGTTACAGGTACAAAAAGATGAAGCTAGTTATTAAAAGTTTTAAGTACGTACAaggttgctcaaaaaaaaaaaaagaagtacgTACAAGATAGTAAGACGAGTCAAGCGTCCCAGGTCCGGGGACAATGTCCCTGAGAGATTCATGCTAAGCAATTGCCTtcaatgaaattaaaaaaaaaaagaaactttaaaACAGTTCCACAAGGAAGATCATTAAGTATTATTATCAACAAAAAGAGGAGTAGTCAGTGAAGGAGAGAGTACAGTTCTTTGACGTGAAGATAACCATCATCAAGAGTGGAGTTCCAGCAGAGAACACCAGTCCAGTTGGAAGCACACGGATCACCACGCCCCCAATTTCTCAATCTCTGAACTGGATCGTTTAAACTTTCCTTTATCGCTCGCAAAGCCCTCACTGactcggaaaaaaaaaaaaacaatgatcagCAAGCGAGAATCAAAAAGCAACGAAAACCCATTCAACTGTTCGAAGATCTAAACCGAGTAGAAGGTGAAAGTAACAACCTTCGACGGGATTGGTGATACCGTCTTGAGCAAAAGCAGAGGACcagaaacagaggaagaagaagaggctaAACAGAGGAAGGAGACGAGAGACACGTGACCAACACATATCGAGAGGAGGAGCAGACTCAAGATGtcaatagagagagagagttaaaaGGGAAAGAACATGATCAGGTTGTAGAGACAGTGAAACAGAGGAGAGAGATGGTCAGACAGAAGACAAAGTAAGAGAAAAGTGGTTGGGGTTTTGTTGAAAGCGttggagaagaaagaagagtgATGAAACGGACATTTTCTTATGTTTGACCATATCAACCCATGGAGGAGAGCGTCGAGGCGTCATCAATAGTTTCACTTTCGCCGCCACCATTACTCAGCCACCTTCTCTGCTTCCGTCAAAACCGtatgtttctatttttcttcattttttaaaatgattgcGTTTTGTGACCTGTCTTTGACCtttgtgtttttcaaatttgagtAATGACATTAGGTAGATTAGATTATACTAGTATATATAATGTGCAAGTGCGATGAATTTACAATTATTGTATAGTGTTAATTAAATACACTAACCTCTTTGAATCTTCCAtgatcaaaattatttttttgtattttaaatagtatCTAATGGCAAATAgatataagaaaacaaataaatcattGGTTATATTAGATATATGGAGTTTTGTTGATGTATCAATATCTATGTGCATTTTGGACCCCGCGAAACTATAAAAGTCACGGCTTTATTGGAACACTGTTTGACAGAGCGagtagatttaaaaatattataacttttaatatgtaaacataataaaagttaaataCATAGTAAGAAAAATATACGTAAAAAAGTACAGATTATAGCTAAAAATTTTAACatgtcaatataaatttatatgcgatggactttaaaattaaattgtatatttgttttcataaaggtaaattataaatataagattaaatgaaacataagcaatagtctaataaaatataaaaggaacaatgtatcagaaaacaaaagaaaatgaaaaatagagacaaaatAACTGCTGTCaataatgtcttcagaagtcTTCGTTTGAAATCCTATTATGAGCAATAGCAAAGAGATCATCTTgagaaattaaaaacattatttaacaaaatatgtgAATGTATGTATTACATCAATCGTAAAGCATCAATTTCTGGAACACCAGTGGGGTCGAAGACAATTTTGGAAAACCCATCAATGTTAGTAACCTTCTTAAGTCGGCCTTATTATGAAAGATGAAAAATATTAGCaagatatacatataatatcagcTCCAAaagatttattatataaaataaatacaatagATTACCTTGTCTCCAATTAATTTGCCAACACTGTAAAACACATAATACTATGTCTGCATCTATAGAATTCCATAAATCATTGAAAATATGAGCAAGTGCACCATAAGCGACACACTTAATGATGACGttactccaaaaaaaaaagatcaaaccaTGTGATACTATACAAGTTCTGGTCACGCAAACTTTATTTCACAAATATTCTCAGATCGATTAAGATAAGTATTTCAATTCTTCGAATTTTGTTTCCTTGAATACATTAACAttctcatttttcttttctataataAATTTGATCCCGTGATTAATTCAATTGTGTTTCCTTTTAAATTTGAAGCATTAAGTTTTGGGAATAAAAAAGAGATTTTCGATGACTTGAATCTAAAAGATCATAAAACAATTTGAAGCTCATATTAGTTTTTCAAAACATTATGATAAACATTGTTTACTTGTTGCAAGATTAGATATGAACATCAATACatgttatgatattttattataaatcgGCATATCAAGCTAAAATAACCAATTCAAACCGTAAAGAACTTAGTTGTACGAAGTTTAAAGAATCAATTATTTACTCAAGCGTAAATGACTTAAAACACACGTATATTTTATTGCCTTATTTAAATGAACCACTTCCAAGTTTTCGAGCAAACAATAAAGTCTCTCTTTGAATGGTAATAATATGTTGCCTTAGTTAAATccccgtttttttttaaaatccgaGTGTAATGTTGATCGAAAATTTTATAGTATAATGTAATGACCAGTGACATTTGTTTGTAATTATTCTAGTTGAGAAAtgacttttaaaaaaatgaggTGAGAGTGCATATGGTGATGACACCTAGAAAATGACACACATGTAATAAATACACGAAGCCaagattattttttatcaatgttCCTCGAATAATAAAAAAGGGATTATCAAATTTATTAGTGTTGAACTGTTGATTGTGACCGACTTTCTAGAATGTTATAGTCACTATTTATAATGTAGAAGATGTCGTATGAATGAATGATTATGATTCTAGCACACTAGAAAAATAAGAAGATAGTATTGACAGTTCAGTTCATATTGAAAGAAGAGAATGTCAAAACGTGTACTGACTCGTGAACTATTATTATGGATTAGATAACTTTCCTAACCCAAATTGATCTTTTTCTTGAAAAGACAATAAATCTACAATGGAAACCTACTTCCATTGATATAAAGCTTATCTCTAAATTCGAAGAGAAGAAAAGTCATCTGTTTACATTTggttaaatcataaaataagacaaaaggaaaataaaactttagcTGGTACAAGTAAGCATAGTATTCTTAATTGCCAGTGGGTCGATGTTTTAAATGATACCGGTCCACTTCCGGCGCTTAATTAAGAGGCCTCCTAACCAAAGAggtaaaaacaatttaaaagtaATATGGTCAAATTGAGGAGAGATCTCTTTTATTTACTTTGACCAGAGCAAATAAAGTGATGCCCAACTGCCAAATGGCCCCAGTGAAGACAAGGCCCAAAACCCATCATCACAGATCCACAGAggctatatttatattaataaaaaatgttaatagCGCGCGCCAGGTAGGGGTCGAACCTACGGCCTTCTGCTTAGGAAACAGACGCTCTATCCACTGAGCTACAGGCGCAACAACTTTGGTTTTTGAAATGGATACATTTGTCGTTTATATAGTAATAACTGTCCCTAGGCCTGAGCGTTTGGGTTCGGATCGGGATTTTTGGATTTCGGTTCTATTTTGTAATACTTCCTAGGTCCTATTCTAGTAAATTTACAAGTACGGATCAGATTCGGATACAACGCTTCGGTTTCGGATCGATAAGTAaccatatatcattcggattcgaGTTATACCGGATCAATATGGATATATCTaaagtaaaatctaaaatttaaaagtaaaacataaaaaatatatacttctttgtatataatggagtatttaaggtatttatttaaattttaaatacttattgttagatatcatatccaaataaatatgaaattgaatatttgaatcacatatttatgtttcaaatatttatattgtatattaatttGGACATTCGGATCAGttttttcggatattttttcGGGTTTTCCGGTTATCCGCCACTATGTACGCTTCAGTGTACACCTTAGTGTATGATAGGTGTACACCCTAGTGTACGCTACGGTGTACACCCTAGTGTACGCTACGGTGTACATCGTAGGATACACCATATAGTGTATAATATAGTGTACAATATGGTCTACGCCCGGTGTACACTCCCATGTACGCTCTATTGTACGCCCCACTGTACGCTCGGTGTTCAATTCATGACTATAGGTGTACACGCCAAGATGTACCATTCATGCTAATAGGTGTACACGCCAAAAATGGGCTACATGGCAATTGATATCTAATGATTTTTAGCTTtgattttttcatttaatttattttctaatacaTTTATTTATGTGCATATATGTGTTCAACTCTATTAACAGAGGGTAGTAGTACAAAATTGGTAATTTTGAGCTAAATCAAAGAGACAATTGTTTATTTTGAaagtttgtatttataaatggaAGTAATAAAAATCAAGGATCGTGCTATAATAAAGATGCAGTGGAATGAATAATTAAGAAATTTGTtggtttttgagtttttattttgtgaccattcgtgaaattatgaaaatgtacTGGAATGAACAATCAAGAAGTTTATGGTTTAATTTGAATAGACATATGCACAATTAATATGTTTTgggttaaaaaataaattatacaaaacGTGAAGGACTAAATGTGCAAAAAACCCAAAAGTAGCCATTGATGTTATCGAGCTTCTACAGAGCCGTGACGGCGAGAGAGATGAGGTCACGACGCCGACAATGTTGCTTAAACGCAACATAAGAGATTTCGAGATGAATCAACGCGTTGGAGGAGATGACAAAGATGATTATGATAGATCTCCTTCGACGAAGTTGGAGAAGACGAGAAGCGTCTACGACAAGAGCTTTGTTCATATCAACATTGTTTTTTCAGGTGATGACCGTTCAACTTCTTTATCTTTATCAGCTTTTTTCCAATAAAATCAAGAATCATAGATTTCCAGATTTTCTCTTAAATTTTTTCTATCGTGAAAAGTTGTTTCTGTGTtacagagaaagaagaaaaataaaattaaatattgtgGGACccatttaatttcaaaaaagaGCCTAGTTAGCttgtagttttaaaaaactACCTTAAGAGCAAAAACTGCCTTATATTGACATAAAAACATACTCAAAGTCGATGGtgaagtgtgaatagttgaatTAAGGAACGTCAACAATGTTGTTTTGGATTTGATCAGAGAGACACTAATGGACTAGCAAATGAGAACACGGAGCTAAGACTTAGGTTACAATCACTGGAACAACAAGCTCAGCTTCGCAatggtaaaataattaaaaaagaaaattaattatttgtatacatttttgtttactcTGCCTCTGTGATCTTCATTCTTCAGTCTCTTgcttttgactttttttttttgtgtgaatgTAAAAAACAAGCTTTAAACGAAGCACTGAGGAAAGAAGTGGAAAGGATGAAGATTGAAACAGGTGAAGTCTCTGGTGATTCAGATTCGTTTGACATGGGACAGTACTCTCATTCAACCTTCATGGCGATTCCACCGTATCATAGTGGTTCAGTCAACGGCCAGGATATGAGGTTCAATCAAAACCATCCAATGGAGAAGTCGAATTCTCAGAGCGTGTCGGAGTTTCTACAGAACGGGCGGTTGCAAGGGCTAGAGATAAGTAGCAACAACAGCTCAAGCATTGTCAAGTCTGAAGGACCTTCTCTTTCTGCTAGTGAGAGTAGCTCTGCGTATTGACAAAGACCATGCAGAATACAACTGTTTATATTAGGGGTGGCCACGGACCGGATATCCGGAATTTTAAGGATATCCGTAATCCGCTCCGTTCCCTACGAATAATTGATTTTTCGATTCGATCCGTAATTTTACGGAGGATATCCGTAAAATCCAACTTTTTACCGGATATCCGATTCGATccgtaaaaaataataaaaaataaaaaaataaaaaataaagaaaaagaaaaaaaaccttatataaaataataatatttcattacaattttttttttaaattacataatttaaaatttttaataactaaataattaatttagtgaataaatacattataaaacttatatatagatataaaattttataaacatgtatacatatatacgtATATAACAGATCAAATCGGAATccgtttttaaaatattagtatttgtgatttgcttcgtctTTGACGGATATTGAATTTTAGTATTTGCTTTGATTCGTTAAGTTACGGATATTCGGATTTTTCGGATCGAATCAAAACGAATAACGGATCGAATCAAAATTTGCGGATATTTTGTCCACCCTTAGTTTATATACCTTTTATAAATTCATTTTAtcctttatttttattcttttcttgaGGTGCCAATACCAGACGTATACAAAGTTCTGTTGGTTCCACGTTTGTTAGGTTGGTGATTATGAGTGTCATTGTTTGTTCTGCAAggaacacaaaaaaaacattcttatAGATTTGTTTTCCCTAAGGAAACTGTGATGTTTTTCCatctatgttttctttttgcttCATATTGTTTTATCTTGATTCATTCAAGTAGTTGACCTTTAAACTGAATCTGCTCATGTAAATTTGCATGTTGatcttatgatttatttatttattgattttcatgaaaagtgaaaaaaaaacgaGGTGATGAAAAGAGAAAATAGAGCTCAGGATTGTGCTATGCCATCGATAAGATGTGAATACAATGGACCAAACCATCGCCTAGCGTTTTCGTCATAGCTCAGGAATGCACCAgccgggaatcgaacccgggtctgtACCGTGGCAGGGTACTATTCTACCACTAGACCACTGGTGCTTTGATGTTAGTCACTTGGTGTTAACGTTTAATATACCAACTTGATATAAGAAACttctttttgcattttttttttttttttgaaagaattttaaatttattcaaataaaaaaaaacctttgtaCAGAGTTTTTATCTGCTTCCATATGCAAAGACAATAAAAGAATCCAAAAGAATTATGCTTTGTATAAATTCCAAAGCTCCACTATCCTCTGTCAAACCAATCCTCCATCATCTTCTCATATTTTCTTCCTACCCTCCTTCCCAGTGAAGATATTCTGTTTCTAATAAGCTTATCGAGTTTTGCAATCAGACAAGCAGCTGGCTGCGATGCCTCACCAACTCTTCTCACATTCCTCTCGTGCCATATCTCATAAGCCATAGCCTGAAAGCAATAACGTAGTAACACAGTCGCATTCCGCTTGTGTAATCCTTTCTCAACAATCCGAATCACTCGATCCCATTTATACACTTCTCCATGCCCTGCCAAGTGTTTGATAGTTCCATTCCAGACTTCCTTAGAGTAAGAACACTCAAAAAATAAATGGTCACGAGTCTCAGCTTCCGTCTTACATAACCAACATGTAGAAATGGCTTGGGAATTCCACCTCAGGATCCTATCTCCTGTTGCTAGTCTATCATGAATAGCAAGCCAAATGAGGAAAGAAAATCTCAGGGTAGCTTCAGTAAACCAAACTCCTTTCACCCAGGACACCTTCGGAGATGGGTTTCTTACAAGATTCCAAGTATGAGATGTTTTGAAATCTGTTTTAAACTCACCATTCTCCCTTTTCCAAAGACAGATGTCATCTTATTGATTAAGACCCTTAGTTTTGAGTGCCATAATCTCACGATCAACCAACCGAAGAGAAGGAACCCGATGCGCCTTCTTGCTCTATACATCTGAATAGCTTTCTCCACCGTAGAGTTTATAGGAATACCAAGATCCATACACCCTCTTGCTCCTGTTAGCTCTATCAGTTGACCAAGTGATGACCATTTCTCGTGCCAGAAAGAGGTGGTGGCTCCATTGTTTACTTCCTTCTTAGTTAACTGCATAGCCAGAGGCCGCAATTTCAAAAGCTTCTTCCACATCCACGATCCGCAGTTACTCTTTCTTTTTGCATTTCACTCATCGAGTAATTTGTAAAATCTGGTAAGAAAAGTAAGTTTCCGTTATTCAATTTCAAAGGaggttatgtaaaaaaaaaaagtttcgtGAGTATTAAATTAGAGTGAAGAATCACTTCAGTGATTGTCTAGGACAACCCTGAAGCTGGTAAAAAGATTACCCAAACCCAATATCTCTGCCCTGATACGTCCACTTATTCAGTTACATATTTAGGCCCATTGGCCCACACCAATATACAGATACCAAAGTGGAGTAAACATGTCTATTTTGCCTTTCGTCATCTTTTGCGTGTTGAGAAAATGTTACAAACCTCGTATTAGAACTGGCACCATGAAACAAATATGTTATCATCGTAGAAACTCGTTTGCTATCAACAGGTAGTTTGATACATGCATGCAACATTCCTGAACTATGTTATAGAATTAATATATACTCCTttagatttctttttaaaaaactaatattGGATTAATGGAAATCATCTGGCGTCAACTTCACTGTTTGTCTGTT
This region of Brassica napus cultivar Da-Ae chromosome C5, Da-Ae, whole genome shotgun sequence genomic DNA includes:
- the LOC106398240 gene encoding transcription factor RF2b-like, which encodes MLLKRNIRDFEMNQRVGGDDKDDYDRSPSTKLEKTRSVYDKSFVHINIRDTNGLANENTELRLRLQSLEQQAQLRNALNEALRKEVERMKIETGEVSGDSDSFDMGQYSHSTFMAIPPYHSGSVNGQDMRFNQNHPMEKSNSQSVSEFLQNGRLQGLEISSNNSSSIVKSEGPSLSASESSSAY